The following proteins come from a genomic window of Eulemur rufifrons isolate Redbay chromosome 24, OSU_ERuf_1, whole genome shotgun sequence:
- the GEMIN7 gene encoding gem-associated protein 7, producing MQTPLTIPVPVLRLPRGPDGLSRGFAPDGRRAPLKPEVSGIQECPIAQESPESQEQQARATLRERYLRSLLAMVGRQVSFTLHEGVHVAAHFGATDLDVANFYVSQLQTPIGVQAEALLRCSDIISYTFKP from the coding sequence ATGCAGACTCCTCTGACCATTCCTGTGCCTGTGCTCCGGCTCCCCCGGGGCCCTGATGGCTTGAGCCGAGGCTTTGCCCCCGATGGACGCAGGGCCCCCCTGAAGCCCGAGGTTTCAGGAATCCAGGAGTGTCCCATAGCTCAAGAATCTCCGGAGTCCCAGGAACAGCAGGCCCGAGCCACCCTTCGGGAGCGCTACCTTCGCAGCCTGCTGGCCATGGTGGGCCGTCAGGTGAGCTTCACACTGCACGAGGGTGTGCATGTGGCTGCCCACTTTGGAGCCACCGACCTGGACGTGGCCAACTTCTACGTGTCACAGCTGCAGACTCCCATAGGTGTGCAGGCTGAGGCGCTGCTCCGATGTAGTGACATTATTTCATACACCTTCAAGCCGTAA